A stretch of Aerococcaceae bacterium zg-252 DNA encodes these proteins:
- a CDS encoding carbohydrate ABC transporter permease: protein MSKKTAGRWALEIFAALTFILFISPIILIIINAAKTSPQILSNPLNLPQEWGNLWSNIVEIWNNPVVKYQESFISSVIITVLSLTLITLISSLAAWGLVRYQSKWSNVIFLIFVASMVIPFQVVMYPLISWFKTVSDHVTIPFMGFSLLRSYQGIILAYIGFGMGLSIFMFHGFIKGVPLEIEEAAEIDGCNKFQTFFYVVLPILKPIYITIIILNGIWIWNDFLLPLLLLGKGNAIQTLPIAVSNFAGAFTKEWDMILSSALFVMLPIIIIFLIAQKQILKGMVDGAIK, encoded by the coding sequence ATGAGTAAAAAAACAGCAGGCCGTTGGGCATTAGAGATTTTTGCAGCCTTAACGTTTATTCTTTTCATTAGTCCAATTATCTTAATTATCATTAATGCGGCGAAAACTTCGCCACAAATTTTATCGAATCCATTGAATTTACCACAAGAATGGGGCAATCTTTGGAGTAATATTGTTGAAATTTGGAATAATCCAGTAGTTAAGTACCAAGAAAGTTTTATATCATCTGTGATTATTACAGTGTTATCATTAACTTTAATTACTTTGATTTCATCATTAGCTGCATGGGGTTTGGTGCGTTATCAGTCAAAATGGTCAAATGTAATCTTTTTAATTTTTGTTGCGTCAATGGTAATTCCATTCCAAGTTGTCATGTATCCACTTATTTCATGGTTTAAAACAGTGAGTGATCATGTTACGATTCCATTTATGGGCTTTAGCTTATTACGTTCATATCAAGGAATTATTTTAGCCTATATTGGCTTCGGTATGGGGCTTTCTATCTTTATGTTCCATGGTTTTATTAAAGGTGTGCCATTGGAAATTGAAGAGGCCGCAGAAATTGATGGCTGTAATAAATTTCAAACATTTTTCTATGTCGTTTTACCGATTTTAAAACCAATTTACATTACAATTATCATTTTAAATGGTATTTGGATTTGGAATGACTTCTTATTACCATTACTATTATTAGGTAAAGGAAATGCTATTCAAACATTACCAATCGCCGTATCTAACTTTGCAGGTGCTTTTACAAAAGAATGGGACATGATTTTAAGTTCTGCATTATTTGTTATGTTGCCAATTATTATCATCTTCTTAATTGCACAAAAACAAATTTTAAAAGGTATGGTAGACGGTGCAATCAAATAA
- a CDS encoding DUF1349 domain-containing protein: MSFDVAKLSWKNEPKEYSIEPEKISITTESHTDLWQRTYYHFRNDNAPILQLPTEEKYFTFLVKVDFNGSKQRFDQAGIIVYLDSEHWIKASVEFENEQFQHLGSVVTNHGYSDWATMEVPATVKEIWFRLSRRQDDFKIEYATDGEHFEQMRICHLFNAQGVIKFGIYACSPENSSFTAHFTEMIVSDCLWRAHDGQQPDTEY; this comes from the coding sequence ATGAGCTTTGATGTAGCAAAATTAAGTTGGAAAAATGAACCAAAAGAATATAGTATTGAGCCAGAAAAAATTTCTATTACAACGGAATCACATACGGATTTATGGCAACGAACGTATTATCATTTTAGAAATGATAATGCACCAATATTGCAGTTGCCAACAGAAGAAAAATATTTTACTTTTTTAGTGAAAGTAGACTTCAATGGGAGCAAACAGCGGTTTGACCAAGCCGGAATTATTGTGTATTTGGATAGTGAGCATTGGATTAAAGCGTCGGTTGAATTTGAAAATGAGCAATTTCAACATTTAGGAAGTGTTGTAACAAATCATGGTTATTCAGATTGGGCGACAATGGAAGTTCCAGCGACTGTTAAGGAAATATGGTTCCGTTTAAGTCGTCGTCAAGATGATTTTAAAATAGAGTATGCAACAGACGGTGAGCATTTTGAACAAATGCGTATTTGTCATTTATTTAATGCACAAGGAGTTATTAAGTTTGGAATTTATGCGTGCAGTCCAGAAAATTCAAGTTTTACAGCTCATTTTACAGAGATGATAGTTAGCGACTGTTTATGGCGAGCACATGACGGACAACAACCTGATACTGAGTATTAG
- a CDS encoding MgtC/SapB family protein produces MRASIDLHSLNFWSINIRIILAVLIGGIIGVERAMKNHTAGFRTHILVCLGATLVMMTNIFIHEKYGESDPSRMAAQVISGIGFLGAGTILVTKYNQVKGLTTAAGLWTAACVGLAIGIGFYVGALATAVSIILIMTLFQRLKKNIEMRSLGVDCYIVFEHMDSFKEFLVYCTHRGWVVKHVEKVVAKPHQEGKLAYSMTVDMNESKEHEYFVRDVAVVNGIIEVEEYF; encoded by the coding sequence TTGCGGGCAAGTATTGATTTACATAGTTTAAATTTTTGGTCGATAAATATTCGTATTATATTAGCAGTTTTAATTGGTGGTATTATTGGTGTGGAACGTGCCATGAAAAATCATACGGCAGGATTTCGTACTCATATTTTGGTATGTCTTGGAGCAACCTTAGTGATGATGACCAATATCTTTATTCATGAAAAATATGGCGAATCAGACCCGTCACGAATGGCAGCTCAAGTGATTAGTGGTATTGGTTTTTTAGGTGCGGGCACGATTTTAGTAACGAAATACAATCAAGTTAAAGGTTTAACGACAGCAGCGGGATTATGGACAGCAGCGTGTGTCGGTTTAGCGATTGGGATTGGATTTTATGTAGGTGCTTTGGCAACTGCTGTATCGATTATTTTGATTATGACGCTTTTCCAACGTTTAAAGAAAAATATTGAAATGCGTTCGCTAGGAGTAGACTGTTATATTGTATTTGAACATATGGATAGCTTTAAAGAATTTTTAGTCTATTGTACACATCGTGGTTGGGTTGTAAAGCATGTTGAAAAGGTAGTGGCGAAACCACATCAAGAGGGGAAACTTGCTTATTCAATGACTGTTGATATGAACGAGAGCAAAGAACATGAATACTTCGTGCGAGATGTAGCAGTTGTTAATGGAATTATCGAAGTAGAAGAGTATTTTTAA
- a CDS encoding MFS transporter: MRVKTYRDTVLACCFAYVIQAMVINYVPLLFVRFQEEFQINILALTGLVTVNFLVQLLADALSIPIIRLLGYRWTALLAHLLAVLGFIAMAFLPQAMSQPYIALMIATVLYSAGGGLIEVVTNPIVEAVPNDNSERMMSILHSFYSWGFVGVTILAALYFYVIGIENWRWLTLLWCILPLYNFIQFLFVPLPTVIEEVEEPLRFYQLLTKKTFWTYALMMFSAGASEMALSQWLSLFMEETVGLTKAVGDLAGPLSFAVMMGLARTYFGFGSHRLSIRTFIKICLVALTLAIVLMSWSPSPWLSLFASALYGGAVGILWPGTYSLATQGMSHNGPMMFGLLALVGDLGCTIGPFLIGRVASYFANDFRIGILTSLLFPLIFAVMLGAARVTKNS, encoded by the coding sequence ATGAGAGTGAAAACGTATCGTGACACTGTATTGGCATGTTGTTTTGCCTATGTGATACAAGCGATGGTGATTAATTATGTTCCTTTGCTTTTCGTGAGATTTCAAGAGGAATTTCAAATTAATATTCTGGCACTTACAGGCTTAGTAACCGTCAATTTTTTAGTGCAATTATTAGCTGATGCATTGTCTATTCCGATTATTCGTCTGCTTGGTTATCGTTGGACAGCATTATTAGCCCATTTACTAGCAGTTTTAGGATTTATCGCAATGGCATTTTTACCTCAAGCGATGTCGCAACCGTATATCGCATTGATGATTGCGACGGTTTTGTATAGTGCAGGTGGCGGACTGATTGAAGTTGTAACTAATCCAATCGTGGAAGCTGTCCCAAATGATAATAGCGAAAGAATGATGAGTATTTTACATTCATTTTATAGTTGGGGATTTGTTGGGGTCACGATTTTGGCGGCATTATATTTCTATGTGATTGGGATTGAAAATTGGCGTTGGTTGACATTACTTTGGTGTATCTTACCATTGTATAATTTCATTCAGTTTTTGTTTGTGCCATTACCGACAGTAATCGAAGAAGTAGAAGAACCATTGCGATTTTATCAATTATTGACGAAAAAAACTTTTTGGACTTATGCTTTAATGATGTTTTCAGCTGGAGCAAGTGAAATGGCATTGAGCCAGTGGCTATCTTTATTTATGGAGGAAACGGTAGGATTAACCAAAGCAGTAGGAGATTTAGCAGGACCGTTATCATTTGCTGTAATGATGGGATTGGCACGAACTTATTTTGGTTTTGGAAGTCATCGTCTTTCAATTCGTACTTTTATCAAAATTTGTTTGGTTGCCCTAACGCTTGCGATTGTGCTGATGTCGTGGAGTCCGTCTCCATGGCTGAGTTTATTTGCCAGTGCATTATATGGTGGTGCAGTTGGTATTTTGTGGCCAGGAACGTATTCATTAGCAACGCAAGGAATGTCACACAATGGACCAATGATGTTTGGATTATTAGCATTAGTAGGTGATTTAGGTTGCACGATTGGACCGTTTTTAATCGGACGAGTTGCCAGTTATTTTGCTAATGATTTTCGTATCGGTATTTTAACGAGTTTACTATTTCCACTGATTTTTGCAGTGATGTTAGGGGCAGCAAGAGTGACGAAAAATAGCTAA
- the pheS gene encoding phenylalanine--tRNA ligase subunit alpha — MITMLQETLDKIDLLVAEAIQDLQQVNSIKQLNDLRIKYSGKKGAINEIAKVMKDLNNDDRKTLGQKMNEFKQEIEMRLGHSLQDIEHRELTQQLAEETLDVTLPGRHQHYGSRHIITQTMEEIEDLFIGMGYQVIEGPEVELDHYNFEMMNLPKGHPARDMQDTFYITEEVLMRTHTSPVQARTMEQHDFEKNGPLKMISPGKVFRRDSDDATHSHQFHQIEGLVVDKNITLADLKGTLLQFAQTLFGKEREIRLRPSFFPFTEPSVEVDVSCFKCGGEGCSVCKKTGWIEILGAGIVHPNVLEMAGIDSTQYSGFAFGLGPDRVAMLKYNVDDIRHFYQNDLRFLEQFKGGQN, encoded by the coding sequence ATGATAACTATGTTACAAGAAACTTTAGATAAGATAGATTTACTGGTTGCAGAGGCAATTCAAGATTTGCAACAGGTCAATTCGATTAAGCAATTGAATGATTTGCGTATTAAATACAGTGGAAAAAAAGGTGCAATTAACGAAATTGCAAAAGTAATGAAAGATTTGAATAATGATGACCGTAAAACATTAGGTCAAAAGATGAATGAATTTAAGCAAGAAATTGAAATGCGTTTAGGACACAGTCTGCAAGATATAGAGCATCGTGAATTAACACAACAGTTAGCAGAGGAAACATTAGATGTGACCTTACCAGGTCGTCATCAACATTATGGTAGTCGTCATATTATTACGCAAACAATGGAAGAAATCGAAGATTTATTTATCGGTATGGGGTATCAAGTTATTGAGGGGCCTGAAGTGGAATTAGACCACTATAACTTTGAGATGATGAATTTACCAAAAGGGCATCCAGCACGTGATATGCAAGATACGTTTTATATTACAGAAGAAGTGTTAATGCGTACACATACTTCACCAGTTCAAGCACGTACAATGGAACAGCATGATTTTGAAAAAAATGGGCCACTAAAAATGATTAGTCCTGGTAAAGTATTCCGTCGTGACAGCGATGATGCGACACACTCACATCAATTTCATCAAATTGAAGGCTTAGTAGTTGATAAAAATATAACATTAGCTGATTTAAAAGGTACACTATTACAATTTGCACAAACTTTATTCGGTAAAGAACGTGAAATTCGCTTACGTCCAAGTTTCTTCCCATTCACTGAACCGTCTGTAGAGGTAGACGTTTCATGCTTTAAATGTGGTGGTGAAGGCTGTTCTGTCTGCAAAAAAACAGGCTGGATTGAAATTTTAGGTGCTGGAATTGTGCATCCAAATGTATTAGAAATGGCTGGAATTGACTCAACACAATACTCTGGATTTGCATTTGGCTTAGGACCAGACCGTGTAGCGATGTTAAAATATAATGTTGATGATATTCGTCATTTCTATCAAAATGATTTACGCTTCTTAGAGCAGTTCAAAGGAGGGCAAAACTAA
- a CDS encoding phenylalanine--tRNA ligase subunit beta: MFLSREWLSEFVDLSNVSAVALADKMSRSGIEIEGVENYGENLTKLVVGEVIECVAHPNSDHLHITKVDVGNGTLRQIVCGAPNVHKGAKVITALEGAVLPGDFKIKKSKLRGEVSEGMLCALQELGFKANVVPKKYADGLFLLPQDAPVGESAVRYLQLDDPILELSITPNRADALSMRGAAYEVGAVIDQPVSLNDSVQATLSASSSLLDAVTVEVPESTHSPRYQLRVIKNVTVSESPIWLQMRLMKAGIRPINNIVDVTNYCLMLFGQPMHAFDFDTLVSKAIRVEAAVDGEVFETLDGVERTLASSDLVIKSGETSIALAGVMGGLATEVSDKTQTVLLETAVFDRQSVRKTSNKFNLRSESSLRFEKGINLATIDEAGEYAAHLIAQLGQGEVEQGVKEVNTLTVDSPTITLDYDVIERRLGIRITPAELKAIFDRLGFNSEIAEDRFSVTIPPRRWDITIEADVLEEIARIYGYDNIPTSLPTVPSTPGKLSDKQRFVRHTRQIAEGLGLNQTISYVLTSPAAVDWIRSEEPVVSLALPMSEERSVLRQSLFPALVEIAKYNHARQNSPLAFYEMGKVYFGQNENQQPKEAERLAFLVSGVNQTTSWYQSAQTYDFFSMKGILETYFEAIRVSDAIQYQATQRFEVLHPGRTAEVLLDGEIIGYFGQLHPAFAKAQDLPEATYYAELDFDALLAYNRPALVQSVIPKYPSTTRDLALLVPKSLAQQTLVNIIQENGGEYLRSVELFDRFVDLKIGEDNQSLAYRLTFQNPEKTLTEEDVVNAMNRITAALTNVEGLEIR, from the coding sequence ATGTTTTTATCAAGAGAATGGTTATCAGAATTTGTTGATTTATCAAATGTATCAGCAGTAGCACTGGCTGATAAAATGTCACGCAGTGGGATTGAAATTGAGGGTGTCGAAAATTATGGTGAAAATCTGACAAAATTAGTGGTCGGAGAAGTGATTGAATGTGTTGCTCACCCAAATAGTGACCATTTACATATTACGAAAGTAGATGTAGGTAACGGTACTTTACGTCAAATCGTGTGTGGTGCACCAAATGTTCATAAGGGTGCGAAAGTGATTACGGCTCTTGAAGGGGCAGTGTTACCGGGTGATTTTAAAATTAAAAAGAGCAAACTACGTGGTGAAGTATCGGAAGGTATGTTATGTGCATTACAAGAATTAGGCTTTAAAGCGAATGTGGTACCAAAAAAATATGCTGACGGTTTATTCTTATTACCACAAGATGCACCAGTAGGAGAGAGTGCTGTTAGATATTTACAACTTGATGACCCAATTTTAGAGTTGTCGATTACACCAAACCGTGCTGATGCTTTATCAATGCGTGGTGCTGCTTATGAAGTAGGTGCAGTCATTGACCAACCTGTCAGCTTGAATGATAGTGTGCAAGCAACATTATCAGCGAGTTCTTCATTATTAGATGCTGTAACGGTAGAAGTGCCAGAATCTACACATTCACCACGCTACCAATTACGTGTGATTAAAAATGTAACAGTATCTGAAAGTCCAATTTGGTTACAAATGCGTTTGATGAAAGCTGGAATTCGTCCTATTAATAATATTGTTGATGTGACTAATTACTGTTTAATGTTATTTGGACAACCGATGCATGCTTTTGATTTTGATACATTAGTAAGTAAAGCGATTCGTGTTGAGGCTGCCGTTGACGGTGAAGTCTTTGAAACTTTGGACGGTGTGGAACGTACTTTAGCGTCAAGTGATTTAGTCATTAAATCAGGAGAAACATCAATTGCATTAGCTGGTGTCATGGGTGGTTTGGCTACGGAAGTGTCAGATAAGACACAAACAGTTCTATTGGAAACAGCTGTTTTCGACCGTCAATCAGTTCGTAAAACATCGAATAAATTTAATTTACGTTCAGAATCAAGTCTGCGTTTTGAAAAAGGAATTAATTTGGCGACAATTGATGAAGCTGGTGAGTATGCAGCTCATTTAATCGCACAACTTGGACAAGGTGAAGTTGAACAAGGGGTTAAAGAAGTCAATACATTAACGGTTGATTCACCAACGATTACACTTGACTATGATGTGATTGAACGTCGTTTAGGAATCCGTATCACGCCAGCAGAGTTGAAAGCTATTTTTGACCGTTTAGGATTTAACAGTGAGATTGCTGAAGACCGTTTTTCAGTTACGATACCACCACGCCGTTGGGATATTACGATTGAAGCTGATGTCTTAGAAGAAATTGCACGTATTTATGGTTATGATAATATTCCAACTAGCTTGCCTACTGTACCGAGTACACCAGGAAAATTAAGCGATAAACAACGTTTTGTACGCCATACTCGTCAAATAGCAGAAGGCTTAGGTTTAAATCAAACAATTAGTTATGTCTTAACTTCACCAGCAGCTGTTGACTGGATTCGCAGTGAAGAGCCAGTTGTTTCATTGGCATTACCGATGAGTGAAGAGCGTTCCGTATTGCGTCAAAGCCTATTCCCAGCATTAGTGGAAATTGCTAAATATAACCATGCACGTCAAAATAGTCCATTAGCCTTTTATGAAATGGGCAAAGTATATTTTGGTCAAAATGAAAATCAACAACCTAAAGAAGCTGAACGTCTTGCCTTTTTAGTGTCAGGTGTAAATCAGACAACTTCATGGTATCAATCAGCTCAAACTTATGATTTCTTCAGCATGAAAGGAATATTGGAAACATATTTTGAAGCGATTCGTGTATCGGATGCGATTCAATATCAAGCGACACAACGCTTTGAAGTATTGCACCCAGGTCGTACGGCAGAAGTGTTATTGGACGGTGAGATTATCGGTTACTTTGGACAACTTCACCCAGCTTTTGCGAAAGCACAAGATTTACCGGAAGCGACTTATTACGCAGAGTTGGATTTTGATGCACTATTGGCTTATAATCGTCCTGCATTGGTACAGTCAGTGATTCCGAAATATCCATCTACAACACGAGATTTAGCATTATTAGTACCTAAATCATTGGCACAACAAACATTGGTAAATATCATTCAAGAAAATGGTGGCGAATATTTACGTTCAGTAGAATTGTTTGACCGTTTTGTTGATTTGAAAATTGGGGAAGATAATCAATCATTAGCTTATCGCTTAACATTCCAAAATCCAGAAAAGACATTGACTGAAGAAGATGTCGTGAATGCGATGAATCGTATTACAGCAGCTTTAACAAATGTTGAAGGATTGGAAATCAGATAG
- a CDS encoding abortive phage infection protein — MKEVDLIYRIAEEQEGIIQTSDITKKEISKFMLKEFVERYDYKRVSRGIYISPDVWEDPLYLLQLRCPKVIFSHETALYLLDMTDQEPFQQNVTVKSGYNASHLRKENIKVFSIKKELFELGMLKVKTPFGNEVISYNPERTICDMIRNRSTMDNRILQEALKKYIKRKDKNLHRLMEYSEKLRVKKFLSNYLEVFL, encoded by the coding sequence ATGAAAGAAGTGGATTTGATTTATCGAATTGCTGAAGAACAGGAGGGAATTATTCAGACATCGGATATTACGAAAAAAGAAATTTCAAAGTTTATGTTGAAAGAATTTGTTGAACGTTATGATTATAAACGTGTTTCAAGAGGAATTTATATTTCTCCTGATGTATGGGAAGACCCATTATATTTATTGCAATTGCGTTGTCCGAAAGTTATTTTTTCGCATGAAACAGCTTTGTATTTATTAGATATGACAGACCAAGAGCCATTTCAACAAAATGTAACAGTTAAATCAGGATATAATGCGAGCCATTTGAGGAAAGAAAATATCAAAGTATTTTCAATTAAAAAGGAATTGTTTGAGTTAGGAATGTTAAAAGTAAAAACACCATTTGGTAACGAAGTAATAAGCTATAATCCGGAGAGAACTATTTGCGACATGATTAGAAATCGTTCGACTATGGATAACCGAATTTTACAAGAGGCATTAAAGAAATATATAAAAAGGAAAGACAAGAATTTGCATCGCTTAATGGAGTATTCTGAAAAATTACGCGTAAAAAAATTTTTAAGCAATTATTTAGAGGTGTTTTTATAA
- a CDS encoding nucleotidyl transferase AbiEii/AbiGii toxin family protein produces the protein MIKTSKQLKDLINNLSRIIDVNPQILIRKYMMERFLERLSKSEYRSYFILKGGMLVSNLLGDETRSTMDIDTTVKGIDVSMDKIGKIISEICSMEIEDKVDFRLKGISEILDEADYSGLRFSMEAKIDKAVIPLKLDISTGDIITPKEINYAYSLMFENRTIPIFAYPIETILAEKLETIISKTITNTRMRDFYDIHVLIKYQAINRELFKEALFNTANQRGTLTLLSNAENIILSLEEDMGMRIKWERYSKKYSYAKEYVWEDVIGSVRRLFFDAELDIENIALE, from the coding sequence ATGATTAAGACATCAAAACAACTTAAAGATTTAATAAATAATTTATCCAGAATCATAGATGTTAATCCACAAATATTAATAAGAAAATATATGATGGAACGTTTTTTAGAAAGACTATCAAAATCAGAATATCGGTCATATTTTATTCTAAAAGGTGGCATGCTCGTATCTAATTTATTAGGTGATGAAACAAGGTCAACCATGGATATTGATACTACAGTTAAGGGGATAGATGTGTCTATGGATAAAATAGGCAAAATAATAAGCGAAATTTGCAGTATGGAGATTGAAGATAAAGTAGATTTTAGGTTAAAAGGTATTTCTGAGATATTAGATGAAGCGGATTACTCAGGTTTACGCTTTAGTATGGAAGCAAAAATAGATAAGGCAGTAATCCCCTTGAAATTAGACATATCAACAGGAGATATAATAACTCCGAAAGAAATAAATTATGCTTATTCCTTAATGTTTGAAAATAGGACGATACCAATTTTTGCATATCCTATTGAAACGATATTAGCTGAAAAATTAGAAACAATTATTTCGAAAACAATTACGAATACAAGAATGAGAGATTTCTATGACATTCATGTATTAATAAAATACCAAGCAATCAATCGAGAACTATTCAAAGAAGCGTTATTTAATACAGCAAATCAAAGAGGAACACTAACCTTATTGAGTAATGCAGAAAATATAATTTTGTCATTAGAAGAAGATATGGGAATGAGAATAAAGTGGGAGAGGTATAGCAAAAAGTATTCGTATGCTAAAGAGTATGTATGGGAAGATGTGATTGGTTCTGTAAGAAGATTATTTTTTGATGCAGAATTAGATATTGAAAATATTGCGTTAGAGTAA
- a CDS encoding threonine ammonia-lyase, which produces MSNDVLAALPFHRFSDARHQLKEVLNPTNLIYSDFFSELIDAAIYLKPENLQRTGSYKVRGAYYKIFNLSKEQKKRGLIAASAGNHAQGVAFAARALGVKATIVMPINTPLLKINKTRKLGAEVVLSGEVFDEAAAKALELAELHDYTYIPPFDDLDVIVGQGTIAFELLDELPEVDVILVPIGGGGLASGVARLAKLLKPSVKVIGVEPSGAASMKLSLEKGTVQSLPKVQTIADGVAVKTPGKLTYAVVSQCIDEIITVDDVNLIDSFLSMVEQHKLVCENAGLITVAALFKLKEQLKGKNVISIISGGNIDVLTINSLVQRGLYMRDRVFTFSADISDKPGELEHITGLIAREKGNIIRLEHDQFSILERFSEVSVTITIETYGSEHKAQIIQVLKDEGYRISLVERHYKES; this is translated from the coding sequence ATGTCTAATGATGTATTAGCAGCATTACCATTTCACCGTTTTTCCGACGCACGTCATCAATTAAAAGAAGTGCTAAATCCTACAAATTTAATTTATAGTGATTTTTTTTCAGAGTTAATTGATGCTGCGATTTATTTAAAGCCAGAAAATTTGCAGAGAACGGGTTCTTATAAAGTTAGAGGTGCTTACTATAAAATTTTTAACTTATCCAAAGAGCAAAAGAAACGAGGCTTAATTGCAGCGAGTGCAGGGAATCATGCACAAGGAGTTGCTTTTGCTGCACGTGCTTTAGGTGTAAAGGCAACGATTGTAATGCCAATCAATACACCACTTTTAAAAATCAATAAAACACGAAAATTAGGTGCAGAAGTTGTATTGAGTGGTGAAGTATTTGATGAAGCAGCTGCAAAAGCATTGGAATTAGCTGAGTTACATGATTATACATATATTCCGCCATTTGATGATTTAGATGTGATTGTAGGACAAGGAACGATTGCCTTTGAACTTCTTGATGAGCTACCAGAAGTTGATGTTATTTTAGTTCCGATTGGTGGTGGTGGTTTAGCTAGTGGAGTGGCTCGCCTAGCTAAATTATTAAAGCCGTCAGTAAAAGTAATCGGAGTAGAACCATCTGGAGCAGCCTCTATGAAATTATCGCTTGAAAAGGGGACAGTTCAAAGTCTGCCAAAAGTTCAAACGATTGCTGACGGTGTTGCAGTGAAAACACCGGGTAAGTTAACGTATGCGGTGGTTTCACAATGTATCGATGAAATAATAACAGTAGATGATGTCAATCTTATAGATTCCTTTTTAAGTATGGTAGAGCAGCATAAATTAGTCTGTGAAAATGCAGGCTTGATTACGGTAGCCGCTTTATTTAAATTAAAGGAACAATTGAAAGGGAAAAATGTTATCAGTATTATTAGTGGGGGGAATATTGATGTACTGACAATTAATAGTTTAGTTCAGCGTGGCTTATATATGCGTGACCGAGTGTTTACTTTTAGTGCTGATATTAGTGATAAACCAGGGGAATTGGAACATATTACTGGCTTGATTGCGAGAGAAAAAGGAAATATTATTCGTTTAGAGCATGACCAATTTTCTATTTTGGAACGCTTTAGTGAAGTGAGTGTGACGATAACAATTGAAACCTATGGTTCTGAGCATAAAGCACAAATCATTCAAGTGCTGAAAGATGAAGGATACCGTATTTCATTAGTGGAGCGTCATTATAAGGAATCTTGA